The window TGGTTCTTCTGGCTCGAGACCGTCCTCCCGTCGAACGAGACGTACTGGAACCCGCTGTCGGGTGCCTACTCGCTCATCCCGATGATCTGGGGGACCGTGATCGTCACGCTGATCGCGGGCGCGATCGCCGGGCCGCTCGGCGTCTTCGGCGCGCTGTTCATCGCCGAGGTCGCCAGCGACGGCCTGCGCGAGATCATCAAGCCCGGCGTCGAGGTGCTGGCCGGCATCCCGTCGATCGTCTACGGCTTCATCGGCTTCCAGGTGCTCAACAGCTTCATCCAGACCAACTTCCTGGACGACGGGGCCAGCTTCCTCATCGCGGGCGTCGTCGTCGGCATCATGGCGCTCCCGACCGTCGTCTCGGTCGGCGAAGACGCCCTCTCCTCGGTCCCGGGCGCGATGTCCGACGGTTCGGTCGCGATGGGTGCGACCGAGTGGCAGACGATGAAGTCCATCTCGATCCCCGCCGCCTTCTCCGGTATCTCGGCGGGCATCATCCTCGGACTCGGTCGGGCGATCGGTGAGACGATGGCGGTGGCCGCGATCATGGCCGCCGGAACCCAGTTCGCCAACCCGCTGTTCGACATCTTCGACGCGAACGTCACCCTGACGAGTCTGATCGCCACCCAGTACGGCAGTGCCTCCGAGTCGACCATCGACGTGCTGTTCGTCGCCGGCGTGATGCTGTTCGTCATCGTCGCGGGGATGAGCATCGTCTCACAGTACATCGAACAACAGATGGAAGCGAAACTGAAGGGGCAACAATGAGCGACGCCTACGCCGCAGACACCGACGCACAACTCGTCGACGCAGAGTCGAACGTCTACGACCGGGGACTCGACGGCGCGATCGCGCTGAGCGTCGTCGGCTTCGCGCTCGCACTCCTCACGCTGGTCGAACTCGTGCCGCTGGACGCGACCGGCAGCACGCTCACCGGGGGTCTCGGTGCGATTCTCGCGGTCACGGTCGGCGCGGTCGGCACGGTCGGTCTCGCCTCCTACACGAACGTCGTCCCGGTCACCTCACAGCGCGTGCGCGGCATCGCACTCGGACTGGTGGTCACCACGCTCGGGTTGACCCTGCTCGGGGTCGTCTTGCCAGTCTCGCTCGCGACACTGCTCGGCCTCGTTCTGCTGATCGAGGCGGTCGCGATCGCGGCGGCCGGCGTCGTCTCCCGGTTCGGGAACGTCGGGACAAGTCCGAGTTCGAGTGCGGGCCTGTTCGCCGGCGTCGCCTTCGGCGTCATCGGCGTCGTCCTCGGGAGCATCCTCGGCGGGTGGTTGCTGGGCTTCGGCACGGTGCTGTGGCCGGTCGTCGGTCTCGGCGTCGGCGCGGTCCTGCTCGTCGGGACCGTCGTCCCGCGTGAGGACCTCGGCTCGACGCTGCCCGCCGCACTCGTCGTCGGCGTCACCGGCCTGCTGATCGCCGGCAACGTCGTCGGCGTCGGCTGGCAGTGGAACCCGTCGAACATCTCCGGCGGCTTCACCGGCAACGCGGTCGTCCCCATCCTCGTGCTGTTCGGCAGCATCTTCTCGGCGTGGGCCGCCGCGAAGTGTCGGGCGGGCTTCGGCGCGGTCGGCAGGGAGTACGGGGCCTTCCTCGTCATCAACCTCAACGCCCTCCTGATGGTCGCGGTGATGGTCGCTATCGTCGTCTTCGTGACGATGAAAGGGGTCGGCTACGCCTTCCACGGCTTCAGCATCGGGGCGGTCTCCGCGCTGGTGTTGCTCGCGCCCGCACTCCTCCTCGCGGTCACCACCGCGAGGCGGCCCGCCGGCAGCGCCGAGTGGCACTCGGGGGCGCGCCTCCTGTTCCGCGTCCTCCCGCTGGCGGTCGTCGGCGGACTCGCGGCACTGGTCGCGTCGGTGCTCGTCACCGGGAGTCCGCTCCGGTACGACTTCACCTACGACGTACTCGTCAACCGACAGCTCGAACCGCTCGACACGAGCATCGGCGTCACACCCGAAGCGACCGTCGGCGCACTGGTCCTCGTCGCGCCGATGGTACTGGTGACGGTGTACTTCTTCCGGCGGTACGGCAACCTCCGGAGCGTCGGCACGTCCGTCGCGCTCGCAGAGCGCGTCCGGGGTGTGCTGCCGCCGCTCGTCGCCGGCGTCCTCGCGCTGACGGGGTTGTTCGTGATCCTCGGTCCGTCGCCGTTCGGCCTCCCGGTCGGCGGGACGCTCGGACTGGCGGTCGTCGTCGCCGGTGCGGTCGGCGCGGCCGCGCTGTCGCTCGCGCCGCTCGCCGGCATCCTGACCAGCGACGCCGAGGGCGGCCTTCCCGCGAAGGCGACCGACCGCGCACCGCTGTTCACGCTCGGCGTCTTCGGCGGTCTCGCTCTGCTGACGGCGGTGCTGTTCCTCGAACCGGCGGCGGCGATCACGCCCGGCACCGGACTCACCGATCCGGTGCCGATGGTCGCGGTCGTCGGGGCGGTCGCCTCGGGTGCGACTGCGCTCCTGACCGGGGTCGCCCGGCGTGACGCCGAGGCGTCGATCACCCGCCGACTGCTGACCGAGGAGACGCGCCTGGCGCTCGTCGGTACGGCCGGCTTCCTCACGCTGCTCGGCCTGCACGTCGCCGCGACCGGCCAACAGTTCGACCTGCTGGCGCTGACGGTCGCCAACGAGGGGACGTTCTCGTGGCCGATGACACAGGAGGCGTACATCCCGCTCGGCACGGAACCCGGCGGGATCATGCCGGCCGTGGTCGGCACGGTCTGGCTGGTCGTCGGCGCGACGACCTTCGCGCTCCCGCTGGGCGTCGGTGCGGCCATCTTCCTCACCGAGTACGCCGAGCAGGGCCGGTTCACCGCGCTGGTCGAGATCGCGACGAACGCGCTGTGGTCGACCCCGAGTATCGTCTTCGGCCTGTTCGGCGCGGCGTTCCTCATCCCACGGCTGGGCGGCGACGAGTCGATGCTGGCCGGGATGCTCGTTCTCGGCTTCATGCTCCTGCCGCTGGTGTTGATCACCTCTCGCGAAGCGATTAAGGCGGTGCCGGACGAGTACCGAGACGCGAGCGCGGCGCTCGGAGTCAACCAATGGACAACGATTCGCAGTGTCGTCTTGCCGGCCGCGATGCCCGGTGTCATCACCGGGGTCATCCTCGGGGTCGGCCGCATCGCCGGCGAGACGGCACCCCTGATCCTCGTGCTCGGCTCGACGCTGAACTCCACCGAGGCGATCGACGTGATCGGCGGCTTCGAGTTCGTCGCACAACCACCCTTCATCGCGAACGACGCTCTCTTGAGCGCCTCGGCCTCCCTGCCGACGCAGGTCTGGGCAGTCATCGCGGCCGGGGTCAGTGGCTCGCCCTCGATGGGGTGGGCGACGGCGTTCATCCTGCTGATGGTGGTGTTGACGTTCTACGCGGTCGGTATCACTGCGCGGACCTACTTCCGGAGGAAACTGAACTATGAGTGAGACGACAGTCGAACCCGAACGGGGTACAGCATCGGACGAACAGAC of the Salinirubrum litoreum genome contains:
- the pstC gene encoding phosphate ABC transporter permease subunit PstC — translated: MIAEVRSSARKTLLGGDASEGALLAVGASAVTLAATIAAFLLQPGIALPILGAFVFVTALGWVTFQAEIARLLTLVATVLTVLTVGFITYYLFASAYPAFVEHGLGLLLIPIQDGEVRWFFWLETVLPSNETYWNPLSGAYSLIPMIWGTVIVTLIAGAIAGPLGVFGALFIAEVASDGLREIIKPGVEVLAGIPSIVYGFIGFQVLNSFIQTNFLDDGASFLIAGVVVGIMALPTVVSVGEDALSSVPGAMSDGSVAMGATEWQTMKSISIPAAFSGISAGIILGLGRAIGETMAVAAIMAAGTQFANPLFDIFDANVTLTSLIATQYGSASESTIDVLFVAGVMLFVIVAGMSIVSQYIEQQMEAKLKGQQ
- the pstA gene encoding phosphate ABC transporter permease PstA; this encodes MSDAYAADTDAQLVDAESNVYDRGLDGAIALSVVGFALALLTLVELVPLDATGSTLTGGLGAILAVTVGAVGTVGLASYTNVVPVTSQRVRGIALGLVVTTLGLTLLGVVLPVSLATLLGLVLLIEAVAIAAAGVVSRFGNVGTSPSSSAGLFAGVAFGVIGVVLGSILGGWLLGFGTVLWPVVGLGVGAVLLVGTVVPREDLGSTLPAALVVGVTGLLIAGNVVGVGWQWNPSNISGGFTGNAVVPILVLFGSIFSAWAAAKCRAGFGAVGREYGAFLVINLNALLMVAVMVAIVVFVTMKGVGYAFHGFSIGAVSALVLLAPALLLAVTTARRPAGSAEWHSGARLLFRVLPLAVVGGLAALVASVLVTGSPLRYDFTYDVLVNRQLEPLDTSIGVTPEATVGALVLVAPMVLVTVYFFRRYGNLRSVGTSVALAERVRGVLPPLVAGVLALTGLFVILGPSPFGLPVGGTLGLAVVVAGAVGAAALSLAPLAGILTSDAEGGLPAKATDRAPLFTLGVFGGLALLTAVLFLEPAAAITPGTGLTDPVPMVAVVGAVASGATALLTGVARRDAEASITRRLLTEETRLALVGTAGFLTLLGLHVAATGQQFDLLALTVANEGTFSWPMTQEAYIPLGTEPGGIMPAVVGTVWLVVGATTFALPLGVGAAIFLTEYAEQGRFTALVEIATNALWSTPSIVFGLFGAAFLIPRLGGDESMLAGMLVLGFMLLPLVLITSREAIKAVPDEYRDASAALGVNQWTTIRSVVLPAAMPGVITGVILGVGRIAGETAPLILVLGSTLNSTEAIDVIGGFEFVAQPPFIANDALLSASASLPTQVWAVIAAGVSGSPSMGWATAFILLMVVLTFYAVGITARTYFRRKLNYE